The Mycobacterium seoulense genome has a window encoding:
- the mshD gene encoding mycothiol synthase, with amino-acid sequence MTAPAWRSTLTADEQRQVRELVSAATEFDGVAPVGEQVLRELAHDRTGHLSISEADEIVGYLNLSRDPDAAMAELVVHPRVRRRGLGTALARAALAETAGRNRFWAHGTLEPARATASALGLVPVRELLQMRRTLRGAHDLADPVPGVRVRTYAGATDDAELLRVNNAAFADHPEQGGWTEVQLAERRNEPWFDPAGLFLAFDEADRTGKLLGFHWTKVHPDQPGLGEVYVVGVDPAAQGRGMGRMLTAIGIESLARRLAGSPDPTVLLYVESDNVAAVRTYQRLGFSTYSVDTAYAAAPE; translated from the coding sequence GTGACCGCGCCCGCGTGGCGCTCGACGCTGACCGCGGACGAGCAGCGGCAAGTGCGCGAACTCGTCAGCGCGGCAACGGAATTCGATGGCGTGGCGCCCGTCGGCGAGCAGGTGCTGCGCGAGCTCGCGCACGACCGCACCGGGCACCTGTCGATCAGCGAGGCCGACGAGATCGTCGGCTACCTCAATCTGTCGCGCGATCCAGATGCCGCAATGGCCGAACTCGTGGTCCACCCGCGGGTCCGGCGGCGCGGGCTCGGTACGGCGCTGGCCCGTGCGGCGCTGGCCGAGACGGCCGGTCGCAACCGGTTCTGGGCACACGGCACCCTCGAGCCTGCCCGGGCCACCGCCTCCGCGCTGGGTCTGGTCCCGGTGCGTGAACTGCTGCAGATGCGACGCACGCTGCGTGGCGCCCACGACCTGGCGGACCCCGTGCCCGGCGTGCGGGTACGCACCTACGCGGGCGCGACCGATGACGCCGAGCTCCTGCGCGTCAACAACGCCGCCTTCGCCGACCATCCCGAACAGGGCGGCTGGACCGAAGTCCAGCTGGCCGAGCGGCGCAACGAGCCATGGTTCGACCCGGCCGGATTGTTCCTCGCATTCGACGAAGCCGATCGGACGGGCAAGCTGCTGGGCTTCCACTGGACCAAGGTGCATCCCGATCAGCCCGGCCTGGGGGAGGTCTACGTCGTGGGTGTCGACCCCGCGGCGCAGGGACGCGGCATGGGGCGGATGTTGACGGCCATCGGTATCGAGTCATTGGCGCGCAGGCTGGCCGGCTCGCCCGACCCGACCGTGTTGCTCTACGTGGAGTCCGACAACGTCGCCGCGGTGCGCACCTACCAGCGCCTTGGCTTCAGCACCTACAGCGTGGACACCGCCTACGCGGCCGCTCCCGAGTGA
- the phoU gene encoding phosphate signaling complex protein PhoU: MRTAYHEQLSELSERLGEMCGLAGVAMERATQALLQADLVLAEQVISDHEKIAALSAQAEESAFVLLALQAPVAGDLRSIVSAIQMVADIDRMGALALHVAKIARRRHPQHALPEEVNGYFAEMGRVAVELGNSAQEVVMSRDPEKAARIREEDDAMDDLHRHLFSVLMDREWKYGVAAAVDVTLLGRFYERFADHAVEVARRVIFQATGKLPEEETNPPS, encoded by the coding sequence ATGCGGACCGCCTACCATGAGCAGCTTTCGGAGTTATCCGAGCGCCTAGGCGAGATGTGCGGGTTGGCGGGCGTCGCCATGGAGCGGGCCACCCAGGCGCTGCTGCAAGCGGATCTGGTACTGGCCGAGCAGGTGATCTCCGATCACGAAAAGATCGCCGCGCTGAGCGCCCAGGCCGAAGAAAGCGCCTTCGTGTTGCTTGCCTTGCAGGCGCCGGTCGCCGGTGATTTGAGGTCCATCGTGAGCGCGATTCAGATGGTGGCCGACATCGACCGGATGGGCGCGCTGGCCCTGCACGTCGCGAAGATCGCTCGCCGCCGGCATCCCCAACACGCGCTGCCCGAAGAGGTCAACGGCTACTTCGCCGAAATGGGCAGGGTCGCAGTCGAATTGGGCAACAGCGCGCAAGAGGTGGTGATGTCGCGCGACCCGGAGAAAGCCGCCCGGATCCGCGAAGAGGACGACGCGATGGACGATCTGCACCGCCATCTGTTCTCGGTGCTGATGGACCGCGAATGGAAGTACGGTGTGGCGGCCGCGGTCGACGTGACCCTGCTGGGCCGGTTCTACGAGCGCTTCGCCGACCACGCCGTCGAAGTGGCCAGGCGCGTCATCTTCCAGGCGACCGGCAAACTGCCCGAAGAGGAAACGAATCCCCCCTCGTAG
- a CDS encoding DUF4395 domain-containing protein yields MPSNNTTTQPDTVDVRGPRFAAWVTTAVLVITLAASAASPASAAVILGVQAVIFAIGAVGGPRKHPYGRIFAAVVAPRLGPVAEREPVAPLKFAQLVGLIFALAGVAAFAAGAFLIGVIATAAALTAAFLNAAFGICLGCQLYPLVARFRGAARTT; encoded by the coding sequence GTGCCGAGCAACAACACCACCACCCAGCCAGACACCGTCGACGTCCGGGGCCCCAGGTTCGCCGCCTGGGTGACCACCGCGGTCCTGGTGATCACGCTCGCCGCGTCCGCCGCCAGCCCGGCGTCGGCGGCGGTCATCCTCGGCGTGCAGGCCGTCATCTTTGCCATCGGCGCCGTCGGCGGCCCGCGCAAGCACCCCTACGGGCGGATATTCGCCGCCGTCGTGGCGCCCCGGCTGGGCCCCGTCGCGGAGCGCGAACCGGTCGCACCCCTGAAGTTCGCCCAGCTCGTCGGCCTGATCTTTGCGCTTGCCGGCGTCGCCGCGTTCGCTGCCGGTGCCTTTCTGATCGGCGTCATCGCCACCGCCGCCGCGCTCACCGCCGCCTTCCTCAACGCCGCATTCGGGATCTGCCTGGGCTGCCAGCTCTATCCGCTGGTCGCGCGTTTCCGAGGCGCCGCGCGCACCACATGA
- a CDS encoding Ms5788A family Cys-rich leader peptide, with the protein MLARLEPLLTQRRAVDLCRTAGCCCRCSC; encoded by the coding sequence GTGCTAGCCCGCCTTGAGCCCCTGCTCACCCAACGCCGCGCAGTCGATCTGTGCCGCACCGCGGGCTGTTGCTGTCGCTGTAGCTGCTGA
- a CDS encoding DUF1416 domain-containing protein — protein sequence MCSAPKQGVTLPASVDLEKETVITGRVVDSDGQAVGGAFVRLLDSSDEFTAEVVASATGDFRFFAAPGSWTLRALSAAGNGNAVVTPSGAGIHEVDVKIA from the coding sequence ATGTGCTCTGCCCCGAAGCAAGGAGTGACGTTGCCGGCCAGCGTCGACTTGGAGAAGGAAACGGTGATCACCGGCCGAGTCGTCGACAGCGATGGCCAGGCGGTTGGCGGCGCCTTCGTCCGCTTGCTCGACTCGTCGGATGAGTTCACGGCCGAGGTCGTCGCGTCGGCGACCGGCGACTTCCGGTTCTTCGCCGCCCCGGGGTCCTGGACGCTGCGCGCCTTGTCGGCGGCCGGTAACGGGAACGCCGTGGTGACCCCGTCGGGCGCGGGCATCCACGAGGTGGACGTCAAGATCGCCTGA
- a CDS encoding FABP family protein: MTSDEPLSSASSGDRAVAAAAERAKLTAGRNIPAFDDLPLPADTANLREGANLHDALLALLPLVGVWRGHGEGRAHDGDYRFGQQIVVSHDGGDYLNWESRTWRLSDTGEYQEHGLRETGFWRFVDDPDDPSESQAIELLLAHSAGYVELFYGRPRTQSSWELVTDALARSRSGVLVGGAKRLYGIVEGGDLAYVEERVDADGGLVPHLSARLSRYAG, from the coding sequence GTGACTTCTGACGAACCATTGAGTTCGGCGAGCTCCGGCGATCGCGCGGTGGCCGCCGCCGCGGAGCGCGCCAAACTGACCGCCGGCCGCAATATTCCCGCCTTCGACGACCTGCCGCTTCCTGCCGACACCGCCAACCTGCGGGAAGGCGCCAACCTGCACGACGCATTGCTGGCGCTGCTGCCGCTGGTCGGTGTGTGGCGCGGACACGGCGAGGGCCGTGCTCATGACGGCGATTACCGGTTCGGCCAGCAGATCGTGGTCTCGCACGACGGCGGTGATTACCTGAATTGGGAATCCCGGACGTGGCGGCTCAGCGACACGGGTGAATACCAGGAACACGGGTTGCGCGAGACGGGGTTCTGGCGCTTCGTCGACGATCCCGACGACCCCAGCGAATCTCAGGCCATCGAGTTGCTGCTGGCCCATTCGGCCGGCTACGTGGAACTGTTCTACGGCCGGCCGCGTACCCAGTCGTCGTGGGAGTTGGTGACCGACGCGCTGGCCCGCAGCCGATCTGGCGTACTGGTCGGTGGCGCGAAACGGCTCTACGGCATCGTCGAGGGCGGCGACCTGGCCTACGTCGAGGAGCGGGTGGACGCCGACGGCGGCCTGGTTCCCCACCTTTCGGCGCGGCTCTCGCGGTACGCCGGCTAA
- a CDS encoding sulfurtransferase → MARSDVLVSADWAESNLDAPGVVFVEVDEDTSAYDTGHIPGAIRLDWRSDLQDPVKRDFVDAQQFSKLLSERGISNDDTVILYGGNNNWFAAYAYWYFKLYGHDKVKLLDGGRKKWELDGRALSGDTVSRPATSYSAAAPDNSIRAFRDEVIAAINAKNLVDVRSPDEFSGKILAPAHLPQEQSQRPGHIPGAINVPWSKAANEDGTFKSDEELAKLYANAGLDGNKETIAYCRIGERSSHTWFVLRELLGHKNVRNYDGSWTEYGSLVGAPIELGS, encoded by the coding sequence ATGGCACGCTCCGACGTCCTGGTCTCCGCGGACTGGGCCGAGAGCAATCTCGACGCCCCCGGTGTCGTCTTCGTCGAGGTCGACGAGGACACCAGCGCATACGACACCGGCCACATCCCCGGCGCGATCAGGCTGGACTGGCGTTCCGACTTGCAGGACCCCGTCAAGCGCGACTTCGTCGACGCGCAGCAGTTCTCCAAACTCCTCAGCGAGCGTGGCATCTCCAACGACGACACCGTGATCCTCTACGGCGGCAACAACAATTGGTTCGCCGCCTACGCCTACTGGTACTTCAAGCTGTACGGCCACGACAAGGTCAAGCTGCTCGACGGCGGCCGAAAGAAATGGGAACTCGACGGGCGCGCTCTGTCCGGCGACACGGTTAGCAGGCCGGCCACCTCGTACAGCGCCGCCGCCCCGGACAACAGCATCCGGGCGTTCCGCGACGAGGTGATCGCGGCCATCAACGCCAAGAACCTGGTCGACGTGCGTTCGCCCGACGAGTTCTCCGGCAAGATCCTGGCGCCGGCGCATCTGCCGCAGGAGCAGAGCCAGCGGCCCGGCCACATTCCCGGGGCGATCAACGTGCCCTGGAGCAAGGCCGCCAACGAGGATGGCACCTTCAAGTCCGACGAGGAGCTGGCCAAGCTCTACGCCAACGCCGGTCTGGACGGCAACAAGGAAACGATCGCGTATTGCCGGATCGGGGAGCGTTCGTCGCACACCTGGTTCGTGCTCCGGGAATTACTCGGCCACAAAAACGTCAGGAACTACGACGGAAGTTGGACGGAATACGGCTCCCTGGTGGGTGCCCCGATTGAGTTGGGAAGCTGA
- the lmeA gene encoding mannan chain length control protein LmeA — translation MRVRRVLIGLAAAAIAVAVVTLGAVAVDYGSSIYAEYRLSCSVRKAANLRSDPFVAIVAFPFIPQAMRGHYNQVEIKANAVDHATVGKATLEATMYSVDLAHTSWLIGPDARLPVGKLESRIIIGSTHLGRYLGISDLMVEAPANETNTSTGGVTASGISDSHGLVFSGTPHSANFEHRVSVSVDLSIAPEDQATLVITPTGVLTGPDTADQAVPNDKRDAVLRAFTARVPNQRLPFGVAPKTEGARGSDVIIEGISYGMTVNLDGFKQS, via the coding sequence ATGCGGGTGCGCAGGGTGCTGATCGGGCTGGCGGCCGCGGCAATCGCCGTGGCCGTGGTCACACTCGGCGCGGTCGCGGTCGACTACGGGAGCAGCATCTACGCCGAATACCGGCTGTCGTGCAGCGTGCGCAAAGCGGCCAATCTGAGGTCCGACCCGTTCGTCGCCATCGTGGCATTCCCATTCATCCCGCAGGCGATGCGTGGCCACTACAACCAGGTGGAGATCAAGGCCAACGCCGTCGACCATGCGACGGTCGGCAAGGCCACGCTGGAAGCCACGATGTACTCCGTCGATCTGGCCCACACGTCCTGGTTGATCGGACCGGACGCGAGACTGCCGGTGGGCAAACTGGAGAGCCGGATCATCATCGGCTCGACGCACCTGGGCAGATACCTGGGCATCAGCGACTTGATGGTCGAGGCGCCGGCCAACGAAACCAATACCTCCACCGGCGGCGTCACCGCGTCGGGCATCTCCGACAGCCATGGGCTGGTGTTCAGCGGCACCCCGCATTCGGCCAACTTCGAGCACCGGGTCAGCGTCTCGGTGGACCTCTCCATCGCCCCGGAAGACCAGGCGACGCTGGTGATCACGCCGACCGGCGTCCTGACCGGGCCGGACACCGCCGACCAAGCCGTCCCGAACGACAAGCGGGACGCGGTGCTGCGCGCCTTCACCGCCCGGGTGCCCAACCAGCGGCTCCCGTTCGGAGTGGCGCCGAAGACCGAGGGGGCGCGCGGCTCCGACGTCATCATCGAGGGCATCAGCTACGGGATGACCGTCAACCTGGACGGCTTCAAGCAGTCGTGA
- a CDS encoding aminodeoxychorismate lyase, whose product MIVTLDGAVHPPDIPLLHADDLAAVRGDGVFETLLVRDGRPCLVESHLQRLAQSARLMDLPGPELPAWRNAIGLATRQWVAGTADEGAMRLIYSRGRESGTTPTAYVMVTAVPERVTAVRRDGLAAVTLDRGLAAGGTDAMPWLLAGAKTLSYAVNMAALRHAARQGAGDVIFVSSDGYILEGPRSTVVIATDAGTGEGGNLCLLTPPPWYPILRGTTQQALFEVARSKGYDCDYRALRLADLNAAQGIWLVSSMTLAARVHTLDGRPLPRSAMAAEFASLVDSAILSDR is encoded by the coding sequence GTGATCGTCACGCTCGACGGAGCGGTCCATCCGCCCGATATCCCGCTGCTGCACGCCGACGACCTGGCGGCGGTTCGCGGCGACGGCGTCTTCGAAACGCTGTTGGTCCGCGACGGCAGGCCCTGTCTGGTCGAGTCCCATCTGCAGCGGCTGGCCCAGTCGGCCAGGCTGATGGATTTGCCCGGGCCGGAACTGCCCGCCTGGCGCAATGCGATCGGCCTGGCCACCCGGCAGTGGGTCGCGGGGACCGCTGACGAGGGCGCGATGCGCTTGATCTACAGCCGCGGCCGGGAGAGCGGCACGACGCCGACGGCCTATGTCATGGTCACCGCTGTCCCCGAACGAGTGACGGCCGTTCGGCGTGACGGGCTGGCCGCGGTGACGTTGGACCGCGGGCTGGCCGCCGGCGGTACCGACGCGATGCCGTGGCTGCTGGCCGGGGCCAAGACGCTGTCCTACGCGGTCAACATGGCCGCCTTGCGTCATGCCGCCCGGCAGGGTGCCGGTGACGTGATCTTTGTCAGCTCGGACGGCTACATCCTGGAGGGCCCGCGCTCGACGGTGGTGATCGCGACCGATGCCGGAACGGGAGAGGGCGGGAACCTGTGCCTGCTGACGCCTCCGCCGTGGTATCCGATTTTGCGTGGCACCACGCAGCAGGCCCTTTTCGAGGTGGCGAGGTCAAAGGGTTACGACTGCGACTATCGCGCGTTGCGGCTCGCCGATCTCAATGCCGCGCAAGGGATCTGGCTGGTCTCGAGTATGACGTTGGCCGCCCGCGTGCACACGCTCGACGGTCGGCCGCTGCCTCGGTCTGCTATGGCCGCGGAATTCGCCTCCTTGGTCGATTCGGCGATCCTCAGCGATCGCTAA
- the pstS gene encoding phosphate ABC transporter substrate-binding protein PstS: MRLDRGGRALAALMVAAVGSGALAGCDSDQNRRGASPAALSGPTGTAGCGGKNKLTAEGSTAQLNAMALFNQFWGQYCPGKSVSYNPTGSGAGREQFIAGHVDFAGTDSPLAADQIGPAAARCDGNPAWDLPLVFGPIALVYNLAEVPALVVSSDALAKILSGRITAWNDPILAALNPGVVLPDTKITPIYRADSSGTTDNLQKFLTAAAPQSWTKGVGTVFQGGVGEGAPKSAGVVQAVRATPGAIGYVEKWFADQSAMPYARIATNKGVVVPLTNETAGNAVKAADFVADGNDLVLDLNPMYSSQEPGSYPLLLATYEIVCSKGSDPDTSGAIKSFLTVAAGRGQTDLPSAGYVPLPAKVKDRLVAAIEALQ; this comes from the coding sequence GTGAGGCTCGACAGGGGAGGCAGGGCGCTGGCGGCGCTGATGGTCGCGGCAGTCGGGAGCGGCGCGCTGGCGGGCTGTGACAGCGATCAGAACCGCCGGGGGGCGTCACCGGCAGCCCTGTCCGGGCCCACGGGCACGGCGGGATGCGGCGGCAAGAACAAGCTCACGGCGGAAGGGTCGACGGCTCAACTGAATGCGATGGCGCTGTTCAACCAGTTCTGGGGGCAGTACTGCCCGGGCAAGAGCGTGTCATACAACCCGACTGGTTCGGGCGCGGGCCGCGAGCAGTTCATCGCCGGCCACGTCGATTTCGCGGGCACCGACTCCCCGCTGGCCGCCGACCAGATCGGTCCGGCCGCCGCCCGCTGCGACGGAAACCCGGCGTGGGACTTGCCGCTGGTCTTCGGGCCGATCGCTCTGGTCTACAACCTGGCCGAAGTCCCGGCGCTCGTGGTGAGCAGCGACGCGTTGGCCAAGATCCTCAGCGGACGGATCACGGCGTGGAACGACCCGATCCTGGCCGCCCTCAATCCCGGCGTCGTGCTGCCCGATACGAAGATCACGCCGATCTACCGAGCGGACTCGTCCGGAACGACCGACAACCTGCAGAAATTTCTGACGGCCGCCGCACCGCAGAGCTGGACCAAAGGCGTGGGCACCGTGTTTCAGGGCGGGGTGGGCGAGGGCGCCCCGAAATCGGCCGGGGTCGTTCAGGCCGTGCGGGCCACCCCGGGAGCCATCGGATACGTCGAGAAGTGGTTTGCCGACCAGTCCGCGATGCCCTACGCCCGGATCGCGACCAACAAGGGCGTCGTAGTCCCGCTTACCAACGAGACGGCCGGTAACGCGGTGAAGGCGGCCGATTTCGTCGCCGACGGCAATGACCTGGTGCTCGACCTCAACCCGATGTACTCCTCCCAGGAGCCGGGCTCCTACCCGTTGCTGCTGGCGACGTACGAGATCGTCTGCTCGAAGGGCTCCGATCCGGACACCTCGGGAGCGATCAAGTCGTTCCTCACCGTGGCCGCCGGCAGGGGGCAGACGGATCTTCCGTCGGCGGGCTACGTCCCCCTGCCCGCCAAGGTCAAAGACCGGCTGGTTGCCGCGATCGAGGCGCTGCAGTGA
- a CDS encoding sensor domain-containing protein: MALFVSYSSQDRSTVDALAAALRRAQQQVWFDQELGGGDSWWAKILEQIRACDLFLVALSSNWLQSKPSQSELRYAQALNKPILPVRIGDIGSMRVNPLAALQIIDYRNPTVDAGIQLVTAVHSLTAKPHPLPDPLPDEPPVPFGYITRLGNMLAEKELSPQQQLQLLVELRSGLDEDGDDPSARSDIAQLLRMMRLRHDVTYRTRNDIDNVLASIESDQQASASGASTTPAARSQTAPTTPARPASDASAPSTAGGGPAATGGSKNRLIIIGGAALAVIIAIVGTVVFLSQGSSSKKTPAETRGAAPGGPAGTAAQMAPAEGAPGQSAPAPGGSGRLDAILLSAKQVNSIMNPPTLIQVADDQTATRLRPDESLSNPACFGAFDPIRESAYAGYNPKAVLGQGLDTQDSSYRVYQAAVSFPTPAQAQEFVTASAGKWKACNGLTVKFNNKANWTFGNVTEAPSRITLSRAPGDPSRASCERVLSAVSDVVLDVMACEVGVHGQGGQITDQMAANVTQ; the protein is encoded by the coding sequence ATGGCGCTGTTTGTCAGCTACTCGAGCCAGGACAGGTCAACGGTCGATGCCCTGGCGGCGGCGCTGCGGCGCGCCCAACAGCAAGTTTGGTTCGACCAAGAGCTAGGCGGCGGCGACTCGTGGTGGGCCAAGATCCTCGAGCAGATCCGTGCCTGCGACCTGTTCCTCGTCGCGCTCTCAAGCAACTGGTTGCAGTCCAAACCGAGTCAGTCCGAGCTGCGCTACGCGCAGGCTTTGAACAAGCCGATCCTTCCGGTTCGCATCGGCGACATAGGCAGCATGCGCGTGAATCCACTTGCGGCGTTGCAGATCATCGACTACCGGAACCCGACCGTTGACGCCGGCATCCAGCTGGTCACCGCCGTGCACTCGCTCACCGCTAAGCCTCACCCCTTGCCGGACCCGCTGCCCGACGAGCCGCCCGTGCCGTTCGGCTACATAACGCGGTTGGGCAACATGCTCGCCGAGAAGGAGCTCAGCCCGCAGCAGCAGCTGCAATTGTTGGTCGAACTCAGATCCGGACTCGACGAGGACGGCGACGACCCCAGCGCCCGCAGCGACATCGCCCAACTTTTGCGCATGATGCGCCTGCGACACGACGTCACGTATCGCACCCGAAACGACATCGACAACGTGCTGGCGTCGATCGAGTCCGATCAGCAAGCTTCCGCTTCCGGCGCGTCGACAACACCCGCCGCCAGGTCGCAGACCGCACCGACCACCCCGGCGCGACCGGCAAGCGACGCCAGCGCACCGAGCACGGCCGGTGGCGGTCCGGCCGCAACCGGCGGATCCAAGAACCGGCTGATCATCATCGGCGGCGCCGCCCTGGCCGTCATCATCGCGATCGTGGGGACGGTCGTTTTCCTAAGCCAGGGGTCGAGTTCCAAAAAAACGCCGGCCGAGACCCGCGGTGCGGCGCCGGGCGGCCCCGCCGGGACAGCCGCGCAGATGGCGCCCGCTGAGGGCGCACCCGGGCAGTCGGCACCCGCACCGGGGGGGAGCGGGCGTCTGGACGCAATTCTGCTCAGCGCGAAGCAGGTGAACAGCATCATGAACCCGCCCACATTGATACAAGTCGCCGACGACCAGACGGCCACGCGGCTGCGTCCAGACGAGAGTCTGTCCAACCCGGCCTGCTTCGGTGCGTTTGATCCGATTCGCGAGTCCGCCTACGCGGGCTACAACCCCAAGGCCGTGCTCGGACAAGGGCTGGATACGCAGGACAGCAGCTACCGGGTTTACCAAGCCGCGGTCAGCTTCCCGACCCCCGCACAAGCCCAGGAGTTCGTGACCGCCTCTGCCGGCAAATGGAAGGCGTGCAATGGGCTAACCGTCAAGTTCAACAACAAAGCCAACTGGACCTTCGGGAACGTGACCGAGGCTCCGTCGAGGATCACGCTGTCGCGCGCGCCGGGAGATCCGAGCCGGGCGAGCTGCGAGCGCGTGCTGAGTGCGGTGTCCGACGTGGTCCTCGACGTCATGGCTTGCGAAGTGGGTGTCCACGGCCAAGGCGGACAGATCACCGATCAGATGGCCGCCAACGTCACGCAATAG
- the pstB gene encoding phosphate ABC transporter ATP-binding protein PstB: MAKRLDLKAVNIYYGSFKAVADVTLSILPRSVTAFIGSSGCGKTTVLRTLNRMHEVIPGGRVEGSVLLDDQDIYGPGVDPVGVRRAIGMVFQRPNPFPAMSIRDNVVAGLKLQGVRDRKLLDETSEHSLRAANLWDEVKDRLDKPGGGLSGGQQQRLCIARAIAVQPDVLLMDEPCSALDPISTMAIEELISELKQDYTIVIVTHNMQQAARVSDYTAFFNLEATGKPGRLIEVDDTEKIFSNPSQKATEDYISGRFG, encoded by the coding sequence GTGGCCAAGCGGTTGGACCTCAAAGCCGTCAACATCTACTACGGGTCGTTCAAAGCGGTCGCGGATGTGACGCTGTCGATTCTGCCCCGCAGTGTAACGGCGTTCATTGGCTCGTCGGGTTGCGGCAAGACGACCGTGCTGCGCACGCTGAACCGGATGCACGAGGTCATCCCCGGCGGCCGGGTCGAGGGCAGCGTGCTTCTCGACGACCAAGACATCTACGGCCCCGGTGTAGACCCGGTCGGTGTACGTCGGGCGATCGGGATGGTGTTCCAGCGACCGAACCCGTTCCCCGCCATGTCAATTCGCGACAATGTGGTGGCCGGCTTGAAGCTGCAGGGCGTGCGCGACCGCAAGCTGCTCGATGAGACATCCGAACACTCACTGCGCGCCGCAAACCTGTGGGATGAGGTCAAGGACCGGTTGGACAAACCCGGCGGCGGACTGTCCGGGGGGCAGCAGCAACGGTTGTGCATCGCGCGGGCCATCGCCGTGCAACCCGACGTGTTGCTCATGGACGAGCCGTGCTCCGCGCTGGACCCGATCTCGACGATGGCCATCGAGGAGCTGATCAGTGAGTTGAAGCAGGATTACACGATCGTCATCGTCACCCACAACATGCAGCAGGCCGCCCGGGTCAGCGACTACACCGCGTTCTTCAACCTGGAAGCAACAGGAAAGCCGGGTCGATTGATCGAAGTCGACGACACCGAGAAGATCTTCTCCAACCCCAGCCAGAAGGCCACGGAGGACTACATCTCCGGCCGCTTCGGCTAG
- a CDS encoding winged helix-turn-helix transcriptional regulator, with translation MELLLLTSELHPDPVLPSLSLLPHTIRTAPAEPSSLLEAGTADAVLVDARTDLSSARGLCRLLSTAGRSVPVLAVVSEGGLVAVSADWGLDEILLPSTGPAEIDARLRLVVGRRGGLADQESAGKVSLGELVIDEGTYTARLRGRPLDLTYKEFELLKYLAQHAGRVFTRAQLLHEVWGYDFFGGTRTVDVHVRRLRAKLGPEYEALIGTVRNVGYKAVRPARGRAPLADPAEDEAADDVESDSEDLQEPLGDPLRSQ, from the coding sequence TTGGAGCTATTACTGCTGACCTCGGAGCTGCATCCCGACCCGGTCCTGCCGTCGCTGTCGCTGCTTCCTCACACCATCCGGACGGCGCCGGCCGAGCCGTCCTCGTTGCTCGAAGCGGGGACGGCGGACGCCGTGCTCGTGGACGCGCGCACCGACCTGTCGTCGGCGCGCGGCCTTTGCCGGCTGTTGAGCACCGCGGGCCGGTCGGTCCCCGTCCTGGCCGTGGTGAGCGAAGGCGGCCTGGTGGCGGTCAGCGCCGACTGGGGGCTGGACGAGATCCTGCTGCCGAGCACCGGCCCCGCCGAGATCGACGCCAGGCTGCGGCTGGTGGTCGGCCGCCGCGGCGGGCTGGCCGACCAGGAGAGCGCGGGCAAAGTGAGCCTGGGTGAGCTGGTGATCGACGAGGGCACCTACACCGCGAGACTGCGGGGCCGCCCGCTCGACCTGACGTACAAAGAGTTCGAGTTGCTCAAGTACCTGGCCCAGCATGCCGGGCGCGTATTCACCCGCGCCCAGCTGCTGCACGAGGTGTGGGGATACGACTTCTTCGGCGGCACCCGCACGGTCGACGTGCACGTGCGTCGACTGCGCGCCAAACTTGGCCCCGAGTACGAGGCATTGATCGGCACGGTGCGCAACGTCGGGTACAAGGCCGTCCGGCCGGCCCGCGGCCGCGCGCCGCTCGCGGATCCCGCTGAGGACGAAGCCGCCGACGACGTCGAGTCCGACTCCGAGGATCTGCAAGAGCCCCTGGGCGACCCCCTACGCAGTCAGTGA